In Nitrospirota bacterium, the following proteins share a genomic window:
- the lspA gene encoding signal peptidase II translates to MYLALFSIVSLVILIDQATKSFIAKSFKLYESMVVIQHFFSLTYTRNPGAAFGFLAGQDGHFRAIFFLLISCVALVFLVYFFMNTPPEERFSLAAISLILGGAIGNFLDRVKMGEVIDFLDFYIGQHHWWIFNVADSAITVGISILVLQMFLKKTKESEILS, encoded by the coding sequence ATTTATCTGGCCCTTTTTTCAATCGTGAGCCTGGTAATCCTGATCGACCAGGCCACCAAGTCCTTCATCGCCAAATCCTTTAAGCTGTATGAATCGATGGTTGTCATCCAGCATTTTTTTAGTTTAACCTATACCCGCAACCCCGGCGCGGCCTTTGGTTTTCTTGCCGGGCAGGATGGGCATTTCCGCGCGATCTTTTTTTTATTGATTTCCTGTGTGGCGCTGGTTTTTTTAGTCTATTTTTTTATGAATACCCCGCCGGAGGAACGTTTCTCGCTCGCGGCCATTTCGTTGATTTTAGGTGGGGCCATCGGGAACTTCTTAGACCGGGTTAAAATGGGAGAAGTTATTGATTTTTTGGACTTTTATATTGGACAGCACCATTGGTGGATTTTTAATGTTGCGGATTCCGCCATTACGGTTGGAATCTCTATTTTAGTTCTTCAGATGTTTTTAAAAAAAACAAAAGAGAGTGAAATTTTATCTTAA
- a CDS encoding RluA family pseudouridine synthase, whose product MEFNVPKRAPSCRLDLYLIKRGIPLSRTRIQNLIEEQKVTVNAKPVKPGYKIRPEDKIQLVVPAPRSILIEPEAIPLEILYQDEDLLVVNKAAGLVMHPAPGNFTGTLVHALLHHIKDLKGIGGEERPGIVHRLDKETSGVVVIAKADFPLTHLMKQFKAHTIEKVYLALVWGKVKLNQGKVDLSIGRDQKDRKKISSHTQKPKKALSQYKVLKRFNLTTDKEMAVSLVEVRPETGRTHQIRVHMASLGHPVLGDKTYGGKQDRQGLIQAERQMLHASTICFEHPRTKQLLSFTAPIPADMKTILDQLEKGHDVPVR is encoded by the coding sequence CTGGAGTTTAATGTTCCAAAGAGAGCCCCAAGCTGCCGCCTTGATCTTTATTTAATCAAGAGGGGGATCCCTTTGTCCAGGACACGGATTCAGAATTTAATTGAAGAGCAAAAAGTAACCGTTAATGCAAAACCGGTCAAGCCAGGTTATAAGATCCGGCCGGAGGACAAGATTCAACTTGTCGTTCCCGCACCGCGATCCATTTTGATAGAACCTGAAGCTATCCCCCTTGAAATTCTTTATCAGGATGAAGACCTCCTGGTTGTCAATAAAGCGGCTGGCCTGGTGATGCACCCGGCTCCCGGCAATTTCACCGGGACCCTGGTTCATGCCCTTCTGCATCATATCAAGGATTTAAAAGGAATTGGGGGGGAAGAAAGGCCGGGAATCGTCCATCGGCTTGATAAAGAAACCTCCGGGGTTGTCGTCATTGCAAAAGCTGATTTTCCTTTAACCCATCTGATGAAGCAGTTTAAAGCCCATACCATTGAAAAAGTCTACCTGGCCCTTGTCTGGGGAAAAGTGAAGCTGAATCAGGGCAAAGTCGACCTTTCAATTGGCCGGGATCAAAAAGACCGAAAAAAAATCTCCTCACATACCCAAAAACCAAAAAAGGCCCTCTCCCAGTATAAAGTTTTAAAACGTTTTAATTTAACGACAGATAAGGAAATGGCTGTGAGCCTGGTTGAAGTCAGGCCTGAAACCGGACGGACCCATCAAATCAGGGTTCATATGGCCTCGTTGGGCCACCCGGTTCTGGGCGACAAGACGTATGGCGGAAAACAGGACCGGCAAGGGTTAATTCAGGCGGAGAGACAGATGCTTCACGCCTCAACGATTTGTTTTGAACATCCGAGGACCAAACAACTCCTTTCCTTTACGGCTCCTATTCCTGCAGATATGAAAACGATTTTAGACCAGCTGGAAAAAGGCCATGATGTTCCTGTCCGATAA
- a CDS encoding zinc ABC transporter substrate-binding protein, with protein MIYLDKCFKKFVLYSTLFLSLAIFTGTSEAKLLVVGTTEHEALLAKQVGGDLIDVRWIVGADEDAHFVEPNKTFLPILNKADLLLVNGQDIEAGWLGFLLADGRNEKINRDQEHYINLSEDATILPYTAEELRQTKFYTVILGMGLGKTVGNHHYWLDPANEIPMIQNIKKALSSVDPGNSKTYESNAQGLMSRLEEKIKEWDAKMVPFKGKKIISYHRDWTYLAQRHGLEIVSYIEPREMTRPTQADYTGLANRIKGKEVSAILLTETQRPPYVNVDSIRDLAVKFHSKLIILPDSMSESEKRTDVVVYFDHVYEELSKALSHP; from the coding sequence ATGATTTATCTTGATAAGTGTTTTAAAAAGTTTGTTTTATACAGCACCCTATTCTTGAGTTTAGCGATTTTCACCGGGACGTCGGAGGCAAAGCTCCTGGTGGTGGGGACAACCGAACATGAGGCCCTCCTGGCAAAACAGGTAGGGGGGGATTTAATTGATGTCCGGTGGATTGTCGGTGCAGATGAAGACGCCCATTTTGTAGAACCGAATAAAACCTTTCTTCCAATTCTCAATAAAGCCGATCTCTTATTAGTCAATGGACAGGATATTGAAGCCGGCTGGCTCGGTTTTCTCCTGGCAGATGGACGAAACGAAAAAATAAATAGGGATCAGGAACATTATATTAATTTATCCGAAGATGCGACCATTTTACCCTATACAGCGGAAGAACTTCGTCAAACAAAGTTTTATACCGTGATTCTCGGAATGGGTTTAGGAAAAACCGTTGGAAATCATCATTACTGGTTGGATCCGGCCAACGAAATCCCGATGATTCAAAATATCAAAAAAGCGTTGAGCAGTGTGGATCCGGGTAATTCCAAAACGTATGAATCCAATGCCCAGGGATTAATGTCCAGGTTAGAGGAAAAAATTAAAGAATGGGATGCTAAAATGGTTCCTTTCAAAGGAAAAAAGATTATCTCCTATCACCGGGATTGGACCTATCTGGCTCAACGTCATGGACTCGAAATCGTCAGTTACATTGAACCTAGAGAAATGACCCGGCCAACACAGGCAGATTACACGGGTCTTGCAAACCGGATTAAAGGTAAAGAAGTTTCCGCCATTCTTCTCACGGAAACTCAACGGCCTCCCTATGTCAATGTCGATAGCATAAGGGATCTTGCTGTCAAATTTCATTCAAAATTAATTATTCTTCCTGACTCGATGAGCGAGTCCGAAAAACGGACGGATGTTGTGGTTTATTTCGACCATGTTTATGAAGAATTAAGCAAGGCCTTAAGTCATCCGTAA
- a CDS encoding metal ABC transporter substrate-binding protein yields the protein MKKLLLIFLVSFFPLQTISNEASAKLLVLSTYEHWADLAHQIGGDKIESRFLGKGYQNPHEISSTPAFVPLLNKADLLLVNGQELELNWLPQALILCRNERIQKGEHGYVDVSKDIPLLQYDQDDLKDSPFARLLVLLSAGKIGNHHYWMEPSNNLIMAKNIEEALEAADPANASVYQTNLKTFSDRFSQKIKEWDAMMVPYEGEKIVSYHRSWTYLARRYHWTIEDYVEPHETIPPSASYMAALVEKMKKENVKIILMENYQNLQIAKSTQDQR from the coding sequence ATGAAAAAATTACTGCTGATTTTTCTTGTCTCTTTTTTTCCCCTGCAGACGATTTCCAATGAGGCATCGGCCAAACTTCTGGTTCTGTCGACCTATGAGCATTGGGCGGATTTGGCCCATCAAATTGGTGGAGACAAGATTGAATCCCGCTTTTTAGGAAAAGGGTATCAGAATCCCCATGAAATTTCTTCTACCCCTGCTTTTGTTCCCTTACTCAATAAAGCAGATCTTCTTTTGGTCAATGGTCAGGAGCTGGAGCTGAACTGGCTTCCTCAGGCGCTCATTCTCTGCCGGAATGAAAGGATTCAAAAAGGGGAGCACGGATATGTCGATGTCTCAAAAGATATTCCTTTGCTCCAGTATGATCAGGACGATTTAAAAGACTCTCCATTTGCCAGGCTCCTGGTTTTATTAAGCGCTGGAAAAATTGGAAACCATCACTACTGGATGGAGCCTTCCAATAATCTGATCATGGCTAAAAATATTGAAGAGGCTTTGGAAGCAGCCGATCCTGCCAATGCTTCTGTTTATCAAACGAATCTAAAGACTTTTTCAGACCGGTTTTCACAAAAGATTAAGGAATGGGATGCCATGATGGTCCCTTATGAAGGGGAAAAGATTGTCAGCTATCATAGAAGCTGGACCTATCTTGCCAGGCGCTATCATTGGACAATAGAGGATTATGTGGAACCGCACGAGACGATTCCTCCGAGCGCCTCCTACATGGCGGCGCTTGTCGAAAAAATGAAAAAAGAAAACGTGAAGATTATTTTAATGGAAAACTATCAAAATTTACAAATAGCCAAATCCACCCAAGACCAGCGATAG
- a CDS encoding metal ABC transporter ATP-binding protein produces MATQIDIKDLSIGYHKKPLLSGISLAIQDGDFWGIVGPNGAGKTTFVKTILGSVPPIHGVIEKSKDLIVGYVPQRGTLDDIFPLTALDVVLMGRYSKIGLFHRVKPKDRKIASDLLEKVGIPHLSQKPFRQLSGGQKQRVLIARGLATEPNILILDEPTDAMDIEGENNIMKLIMSLHEESNITILMITHILNLIANYAKSLIIIHGEGIFEAGETDQLLTDENLKKIYKIDLDVHNLHGQKYVVVHSHEIQHSHAHHGHAHPHHPEKPKKRY; encoded by the coding sequence ATGGCGACGCAGATTGACATCAAAGATTTATCCATTGGATATCACAAAAAACCGCTTCTTTCGGGTATATCTCTGGCGATTCAAGATGGAGATTTTTGGGGAATTGTGGGTCCCAACGGAGCCGGGAAAACGACGTTTGTGAAAACCATTTTGGGAAGCGTCCCGCCGATTCATGGGGTAATTGAAAAAAGCAAGGACCTCATTGTAGGCTATGTCCCTCAACGGGGAACCCTGGATGATATTTTTCCTTTAACGGCCCTGGATGTGGTGCTCATGGGCCGTTATTCGAAAATAGGGCTCTTTCATCGGGTGAAGCCAAAAGACCGGAAGATTGCGTCAGATCTTTTGGAAAAAGTGGGGATTCCCCATCTGTCTCAAAAACCCTTCAGGCAACTTTCGGGAGGGCAGAAACAACGGGTTTTGATTGCCCGGGGCCTTGCCACGGAACCCAATATTTTAATTTTGGATGAGCCGACAGACGCCATGGATATTGAAGGGGAAAACAATATCATGAAGCTAATCATGTCTCTTCATGAAGAATCCAACATTACCATTTTAATGATAACCCATATTTTAAACCTGATTGCCAATTACGCAAAAAGTTTAATCATCATCCATGGGGAGGGCATTTTCGAAGCGGGTGAAACCGATCAGTTGCTCACGGACGAAAATTTAAAGAAAATCTATAAAATAGACCTGGATGTTCATAATCTTCATGGACAAAAATATGTGGTGGTTCATAGTCATGAAATCCAGCACAGCCATGCTCATCACGGGCACGCCCATCCCCATCATCCCGAGAAACCCAAAAAGAGGTATTAA